The Ziziphus jujuba cultivar Dongzao chromosome 5, ASM3175591v1 genome segment TTATAATTGTTTTGACACAATAAATTAACCAATCGTTTTCGAGTCGATTTCTCTTATCAAACCCAAATTGATAATAACTAAGAAAGTGAACCAAAAAAATGTCACAAATTGAATGAAATGTAGATGGTTATTCTTCGTGGACAAGTGGACATATATTGTAATTAACACTCCAATCTATaggtaattaaaattttcagatGTACGTAAATAATCTTTTAAATTGGCCACCCGTTTTTTTATTGATGCTCACTTAGTAGGTTAGTATATATGTTTTAACAAAAATgtttgaaaaaagaaagtaaatcaTAATATCCTCCATAGCTTACCCCTCAACCGAATcaacatttgaaatttgaaaagagAGAATTTCTCTATACAAGCTGAGaacttctatttaaaaaaaaaaaaaaaaaaaaaaaaaaaaaaaaattaacctttaattcaaagcaaaataaataaataaaccatccttcaaattttgaatatatttgcaccaaactcttaaaaaatttcaaatccgCATAACCATATTCATCAATCACTCTTATCTCTCCATTATGCTATCGGTGCTCTGTACTAATTATTTCTtagaaaaaacacaaataatttCCATTAATTCATCCAAACAAAGGCTAAAAAGCAATTCACACTGCAAAAAAGTATGCAACAAGAATattcataatttcttaaaaaacaaatattctcAATTTAGAGAAAATATTCACAATTTCAGGCAATCCCAAGACTACACAAAGCAAAATCCTAGATTCAACAATAGTTAGACTACCAGTTTCTGTGCAACAAGTAAATAGAATATTCataatttcttgaaaaataaatattctcaAGTTGATGAAAATATTCACAATTTCAGGCATTTCCAACCCCAATACTACACAAAACAAAATCCTAGATTCAACAACAGTTAGACTACAGTCTCtgtgtcatttacacaaacagctaaaaaaaaaaaaaaaaaaaaaaccatttccAAAACAATAAATGGAATGAAATTCGAATCAAAATCAGCACAAAAGAGGAGTTCTAGAATCATCAGCACGACCACCGCCATGGCCAACAAACCCAAAGCCCACTAAATCTTCATCAACATCATCGTCCCCACAGTCATAGACCGATCCAACAAGCATAAGCTGATCTTCCAAGTACCTCTGCAACAAACCcacctcttcctcctcctccaaCGCCGCACCGCAACGACCTTCCTCGCATCGGCGAAGCCGCTCATCGTCTTCTTTGGAATCACGCGCGATCTTCCTCAAGCGCTGGCGGCGGCAAAGACGGACGCACAGCTCAGCGGCGCAGAGGAGAGGGAAAGTGGCGCAGAGGAAAGGAAGGAGGATGGGAAAGCAGAGGCAGAGGCAGAGGTATCGGCTTCGGCCAGCTCGGAGCCAGTTGCTGGAGGATGAAGCGGCGGCAGCGGCGGCTAACATGATCGGCTGCGCCAGTGGGAAAAGGGAGGGAGAGATGCTGCTGACCGTTGGATgaaattgatgatgatgatgatgacgatgatgatgatagaAAATGGGTTCATCATTGTGGTTTTGaggttttgaaaaaagaaaaaagaatagcaGTGAAAGCGTTCACATGAGGCttcgattttttattttataagagaCTCAACCCAAACACCATGTGACTCTTCCCACTTTCCTCTTGCCTTTTAACTTGCGCTCTGGCTCACCACCACCGagttcaatttattattattattattattattattttcaacgaATGAGGAAAATAATATAGTGTCACATTCAGTATGCTCGTGTTCAATGGTCCTTGGTGTAATTACTCTCTCTTCTCTCCTCTGCCGGCCCAAGACCATGATCAAGACCAAGCCCAAATAATTGATAGGGTTGAGATTAGATAAATGATTATGCGGGTCTTGAACTTGTTTATCTGATTTTCTTTGAGGGATGGACTGATTTTCGGTAAGCTTTCGCTTAAGAGAGTCCTTTGAGAGGGATACAACttgtatttttcaaaatttgtaaaaaattgTTAGATTTTTGGATCAACAATGACATACCTAAAAAATCTAGCAGATTGACACtgtaattgaaaaatatatgccTATTTCTTTAAGCATTTTCTCAATTTTGTATTTGGAGCATTTGTGAGGATTTTTGGGAGGCGAAGCAAATATTATTGCCCCAAGGATCAAGGTTTGTACActagttttttatatatataaatatatatcaatgaTGTACGGTAGACTAGTTTGATGAAGGTTGACACTTGATTTTCATagttattcacccaaaaaaataataataataatacttgatTCTTATGGTTAGTGACGctaaattgtatggattaatttaatttggtaGTTGACCAATGTAGTTGGTGGGTTTTCTTTGTTGAAGTTTTCCATATAATACTTCTCTTCTGCAAGGGTATCTTCTTCTTTTGGTCAATGATGTACACAAAGCTAGTTTGATGAAGGTTGATACttgattcttatttttattcataaaaaaaaaaaaaaaaaaaaaaagatacgtGATTCTTATGGTTAGTGAGGctaaattgtatggattaatttaatgtggtagttgaCCAATATTGTTTGTGGGTTTTCTTTGTTGAAGTTTTCCGTATAATAGTTCTCTTTTGCATggtatcttttttctttttgcatgcATATCGTTTCCACCGTGCTCACTACCCGGTTGGCCTGCCTACGGTGGTGCAAATTCTCCCGTTTCCTGGTCAAACCGACATATTTATATGGGGATGCAACGTAGCATATaccaaacaataatttaatgaaaaatgaCATAACTGCAACCTACAAAGCCAAACCCTTGTAGCTGATAAGACTTTTTCAACGAAGTAGGCGGCCTTGCCTATCGAATTGttaaatcaaatttcaaaagtAGTGTTTTTGAGCGGTGGAAAAAGAGAAGTCAGAACTTTTAAATTGACGTATGaaaaccttttttttgtttttttgtttttttgttttttttttttttttttttggctaaaggaGTCTTATGTTTTGGAAgagtttttatatttgtttggtATCAATAATATGCAAGAAACTATTGTAATATTGataatatctattttatatttaatgacaaaaagagaatataaatataactaatcAAATTATATGCATTTATAATCCAATAAACACAGTGATGAAAAACACAGAggaaagataaaatatttattgaagattaaaataaaaatttatttaaattagctTATAAGCTCCTATAAAGTAACCCAAAATTTCAAGAAGAATCAATGATTTGTAATTCCAATATGAAAAAATAGGATGAGAGAGACAgaataaagaaacaaaagtttaacgagagaaacaaaaaaacagggaaaaaaaaaaatttaataagcgTCGTTTTTTGAAGTCATCTTCTACCAACGTCTCTCCAAAGcacttttaattaaaaactgtacttttaaaaaattattcaaacaaattcaaaagcagttttcttaattttaaaaattatttttgactttttaaaaatcatGTAAAACAGATATGAAATGCAGAACtagaagtaaaaacaaaaattatgctAAATAATACTTTATGTTTCGTTGTATTGTTAATCATTCTTCTACTTCTCTTTAAAAGCTTTCTAATAAGTTATTTTTTACAAGTTTTGattataagctttttttttaaatctaagacactaaataaaaattgtctAAGTAGTATATTTAGAAGCAGTTTTTGAATTTACAAGTTAAAAGCAGCTTTTCCAAAATTATACTAAGCAGAATCTATATAATTCTTTGATCATTAATAATCTTGAATAAAAGGATAAAATTAGCAAATAGAAGCTTATGCTACTACTGATCCAATGGGTCTTCATATATCATTATACATTAAATCTACTGTTTTATAAATAAGGCAaggcttttctttttattagaaATTCCTTAGAGGTAGCAATTTGGATTATGATACGGTAACACGATTTGAAAACGACatgaaataaatgaatttggatttatcataaatggattcggatcataatcggatcaatccgtttaacacgattattaatcgtatcATTTTTGGATTGATCCGTtcttatctatttattaaatgtgtcagtttcaacctaacacgattatatacttattacaacctatttaaattataattttatccataatatattatttaataaaaaaatattataaattaaaaaaatttataaaagcacATGTATTGAGATTAATGTATTGTGGATTAGgatttgcaaatataatttgaaggtatattattatgaaatttaaatattctattttaattttttaatacttaaattatttttatgttgttttttttaattattattttcaaatcattttcaaataggGAGCTTGATTTTCAAGTTAGTAgaataaatatattagtaaacaaattaattttcaataaataagttaattttgaattaatatgttaattttcaataaataagataatttttaggttaataggtcaatattCAGGTTAATAGGTTAACATGTCAACGCGACCTGTTAaagtaatcgtgttaaacggatcGTATCAGGttaacctgtttataaacaagtTAGGTTAGTGTTTTAAATACGtgacatgattaataaatggatcggATTAAGATTGAACATTTTTGACATGATTATTAAATGGATCGATACAAACACGACACATGGACACAAATTACCACTTCTAGAATTCCCTCATTGTTGTCTGGTTTATTAGGGTCACTCTCACTCCAAGTCCGAGCGCAAGACATCTTAATCACGAACCcctttttatatagatatataattgattttgtACCTTAAAAGGGAGTTAAAGTCACTTtagcaaaataattttaatgttttgatTATCTACCGAAGTTCCAATCTTGGCAAATACCAAAAGCAACAAACCAACATGAGGCATGAGCTCATGGACCAGCCTTCCAACTCAATTGATTTTCACTAGTTGATCACTATGTAACTGAAAAATCATTGCCTTagtgtataaaataaaaaaattttaagggctaattaattggaaatagactaattt includes the following:
- the LOC107434530 gene encoding uncharacterized protein LOC107434530 yields the protein MLAAAAAASSSSNWLRAGRSRYLCLCLCFPILLPFLCATFPLLCAAELCVRLCRRQRLRKIARDSKEDDERLRRCEEGRCGAALEEEEEVGLLQRYLEDQLMLVGSVYDCGDDDVDEDLVGFGFVGHGGGRADDSRTPLLC